TGAAAGTGGTCAGTATACTGCTCACATCGCTCGGACCTGGGTCACAGTAGTGGAAAGTTGTCGATATTGTCTTTCCGTAAGTTATTTCTTCCTGTTGAATTTTTTCTTTGTGATAGGGCTATTTAAGATATTTGCAAAGGGGTATTTGGATATCCTAATTTGTATTCCTCACCCTTTTGAAAAGTAGCCCGAATCCGTCCAATTAGTTTTCGAGCAACAGCAACAATGGCCTTCTTCTTTCCTGTCCTTGGGAAAAGTCGGTTAAAAAACTGAGCTAGAGCTTGGTCTTTCTCAATGGCTCTCCAAGCGATCTCAATGAGGATACTTCGGACTTGAACATTGCCCTGATGAGTAATATGTCCCCTACGGATCGCTTCACCACTGGAATGTTCACTGGGGGTCAGACCTGTGTATGAAAATAACTGGCGTTCGTTCTTAAACTGAGACATATCCCCCAACTCATTCGATAATACCCGAGCAGACTGTGGCCCAACACCTGGAGCAGATCGGTAGGTCTTTTCGTTAGGATCTTCTTTGGCTTGTTGTTTGAGTTCTTGCTCAATCTTTTTGATTTCTTCGTCTAGACTTTTCCAGACATTCCAATAAGCATTAATCACAATTATCAATTCTTTGGATGTTGCATTAGCCAGAATTTCTTTGACAAGTTTATGAGTCATTTCACGAGTTTCATCGGCATCAATTAAACCAAATTGATGAAACTTCATCCTGATTTTATTCTTTATCGCAGCGCAATCTTCAACAAGCTGTTTTCTGGTCCGACTCAATAATCGATGTGCTTCTTCTTCCTCACTGGGAATGCGAATTCCCTTTAAGCGTTTTGCTTCCAAAAGCGAAGATAGTTTAAGTGCATCACGTTTATCTGTTTTGACCCGGTTATTGATAGCAACTTCAATCCCGGCGGCATGCACTACTAGGTTCTGGATCCCATGCGCCTTAAGTTCTCGATGTAACACAAAACCTGAAAAACCAGCTTCATAAGCACTATAGATCGTGGCACCATCAAAATATTTGAGGAGTTGTTGGGCTAATGATTTTGGAGAGGCTTTCGTTGTCCATTTCTTGACGACCTCCTCCTCGACCCTAGCAACAACTGTATAAGTCTTCTTGTGTACATCAATCCCAATGAAGACTTCTTTCCCAACGTAAGATCTTTCTTTCGTATTCTTCTTCATGATGGAACTCCTTGATATCTAATCAGAGAAGTAAATGTATCCCTAGTATTTAGGCTTGCACCTTGTTGAGTGCTTTGCAATCCATCATAGAAACATCTGAGTGAAAGTCAGTATCTAACCCTCCAACTTCTGTTGTTACTGATACAGGCTCATCGCCAGGTAAAACTCTCCATATTGGCCAGTGTCTTTCCTCAACCGATTCAATATCCCAGTCGAAAACGTAACTTGCAACGCTTTTTAGTATTGCCACAACTGAGCATCAAAGTTTTGTGGTTCCCCCTGATTAAATATTGGATTCGACAAGAGCAAACAGGACGAGGATTAAATCGGGAGCATCGTCGTCGGCTGAAGAAATTCAAACATCGAAAATATGGCTATTGGATCATAGCGATAGATAGAACCCAATGGGGCGTAAGCAAAGGATCGGGGATGCATGGCTCAAAGAAAAACGGGTCAAGGACAATAGATCCTGTACCCGAACCAAAAAACTATCATGACCCTACCATCGCAATTGCTAACCGTGCTAGCCCATGACGAATTTCTAGAACAAACTGAAGCACTCAAAGTATCAACCGGGCGTAAGCAAAGGATCGGGGATGCATGGCTCAAAGAAAAACGGGTCAAGGACAATAGATCCTGTACCCGAACCAAAAAACTATCATGACCCTACCAT
The Acaryochloris marina S15 genome window above contains:
- a CDS encoding IS110 family transposase; protein product: MKKNTKERSYVGKEVFIGIDVHKKTYTVVARVEEEVVKKWTTKASPKSLAQQLLKYFDGATIYSAYEAGFSGFVLHRELKAHGIQNLVVHAAGIEVAINNRVKTDKRDALKLSSLLEAKRLKGIRIPSEEEEAHRLLSRTRKQLVEDCAAIKNKIRMKFHQFGLIDADETREMTHKLVKEILANATSKELIIVINAYWNVWKSLDEEIKKIEQELKQQAKEDPNEKTYRSAPGVGPQSARVLSNELGDMSQFKNERQLFSYTGLTPSEHSSGEAIRRGHITHQGNVQVRSILIEIAWRAIEKDQALAQFFNRLFPRTGKKKAIVAVARKLIGRIRATFQKGEEYKLGYPNTPLQIS